In Gemmobacter sp. 24YEA27, a genomic segment contains:
- a CDS encoding cob(I)yrinic acid a,c-diamide adenosyltransferase — MVVLSKIYTRTGDKGETALSNGARVPKHATRVSAYGTVDETNATVGLARLHATGEVALALARISNDLFDLGADLATPDRHLDETLSYTPLRMIAPQVDRLEREIDAMNTRLTPLRSFILPGGSALAAQLHLCRTVCRRAERLAVELAGEEDVNPDAVRYLNRLSDWFFVAGRIANDDGQSDVLWVPGLTRGDAKPDGAAG; from the coding sequence ATGGTCGTTCTGTCAAAAATCTACACGCGCACCGGCGACAAGGGCGAAACAGCCCTGTCCAATGGCGCAAGGGTGCCCAAACACGCAACCCGCGTCTCGGCCTATGGCACGGTAGACGAGACCAATGCGACTGTGGGCCTTGCCCGACTGCATGCGACAGGCGAAGTCGCGCTGGCGCTGGCCCGGATCTCGAACGACCTCTTTGATCTTGGTGCCGATCTTGCGACGCCGGACCGGCATCTGGACGAGACCCTCTCTTATACACCGCTGCGGATGATCGCGCCCCAGGTTGACCGGCTGGAGCGCGAGATTGACGCGATGAACACCCGGCTGACGCCTTTGCGCAGCTTCATCCTGCCCGGCGGATCAGCGCTGGCGGCCCAGTTGCATCTGTGCCGCACGGTCTGCCGCCGGGCTGAGCGGCTTGCAGTGGAGCTTGCCGGCGAAGAGGATGTGAACCCCGATGCGGTGCGATATCTGAATCGTCTGTCGGACTGGTTTTTCGTGGCCGGCCGCATTGCCAATGACGATGGTCAGTCGGACGTGCTCTGGGTGCCTGGCCTGACACGTGGCGATGCCAAACCGGATGGCGCCGCGGGCTGA
- a CDS encoding twin transmembrane helix small protein, which translates to MLRDPLFLLAAFAALVVAAILIFGIGTFAKGGDFNRRNANKIMRWRLIAQFIAVILLVVFAWFRHSGS; encoded by the coding sequence ATGTTGAGAGATCCCCTTTTCCTCCTCGCGGCCTTTGCTGCGCTTGTCGTCGCCGCGATCCTCATCTTCGGTATCGGCACCTTCGCCAAAGGTGGTGATTTCAACCGGCGCAACGCGAATAAGATCATGCGTTGGCGCCTTATCGCTCAGTTCATCGCCGTCATCCTGCTGGTCGTCTTTGCCTGGTTCCGGCATTCAGGCAGCTGA